The region AGAGTTGAAAAGGATCCTTAACTTTCTTCAGGGGTCTTTGAAAGAGCAATTTTTTCAATCGATTAAGCCAAGAGATATTATCACATTTCAAGTAAATGAAGACTCACTGATTTGCGAACATCCAAAAATCCAACAGTTTTGGGTTCAACATTTAGAAAAAGAACTAGTCTCTAACGACAAAAACGATTGTTCGATTTGCAGGAACTACGCTCCTTATGTGCGTATTTTTCCAAGTTCTATTTCATTGTTTGGTCAAAGACCCGGATTAACAAGCTTTAATGAAAAAGCATTCGAATCGATGGGGAAAGACCAAACAAATAATGTGCCCATATGTTTTCGCTGTGCAACTTTGACTGTAGACGTTTTAAACTACTTGTTACGGGAAGATAAACATCATACGGAGTTATATAGAAACAAAAAAAAGAGAAATGATTTGCAATCCCAAATGGCTGTATATTGGATCAATGATTCAATAAACGAGGGGAACCGAAGCGGAATTCAAATCGACGCAAACATGTTCGCTGCTATACTTGAACAATGGTTTTTTGATGAGGAGACAAACAACCGAACGCCTCCCCCTGAGTTAAAGCAGTTAGAGGAATTGATTGCCCTTCCAAAAACGGGGCGGGAGCAGGCGCTTCATTTAGACAAAACATTCTTCCACATGGCTGTTCTTTCGGCCAATAAAGCGAGGTTGGTGGTTCGAGAATGGATTCATACATCCATTTCTCAATTGCTTGTGCATTTGGAGCGGTATACAACTGCCTTGCGCATCGTTCAGCCGAATGGGGAAATAGGTCATTTGTTGCCATTGGCCCATTTGATTCGCGCCGTTGATATGCATCCAGGATTGGTGCGCCAATGTTTGCGCATGATTTACCAAGGGGCTTTGCCGCCTACTGAATTGCTGCCGTTAGCTCTTCAACGTTTCCGCTTACCGAAAGTGTTAAATGATGGGAAGGAAATGTGGAGATATCATGCACTAGCTAGCTTGCTAAAACTAGCTCTCACTTATGGAAAGGAGGAAGCCAATACGATGGAGTCTTTGAACATTCATTATTCACAGCCATCTTACATTTGTGGACGCTTATTGGCCGTATTGGAAGAAATTCAGCAGCGTGCTTCGGGGTACCGGATTGGGAACACGATTGTCCATCGTTTTTACGGTGCTGCTTCAACTGCTCCGGCATCGACATTTGGCTCATTGCTGCGGCTTGCGACGACAGCCCATCTGCCGAAAGTGTCTGTTGAACTCGGCCGTTTGCTTGAGGAAGTGATGAAGCAGTTGGATGAAGCTGGCGGTTTTCCGGCAATTCTGAATTTAAGACAACAAGCGGCATTTGCCCTTGGTTTTTATCATCAGCGTGCTGAATTCAGCAATAGACGTCAAAACAATCAAACGAATGAAACGGAGGAAAAACAATGACAGAACGTTATACTGATCCGAAAAAACGTCATGAATTCGTGTTGCTTTTCGATGTCAAAGACGGGAATCCAAATGGCGATCCAGATGCTGGGAACATGCCGCGCGTCGATCCGGAAACAATGCACGGTATTGTGACTGACGTTGCCATCAAGCGGAAAATTCGAGATTACGCCGCGACGGTATTAGGCAAACCGATTTTTATTCAAAGCCAAACAGCACTAAACACAATCATTTTTCAAGCATATCAAGAAATCGGCGTGCAATTGGCAGCAACCGATTTAAGTGTAGAAGAAAGGGAAAATGGGGAATTAATGAGTTGGCTTTCACAGCTTGAGGAAAAAGGAGTGGTGCTTGAAGGCAACCGAGTCATTTACACAGGTGAGGATGTCAAAGAGGCTGATATTCGCCAAAAATTAACCGAAGGACTAGAAGAGGCCGGTCTTAAAAAGCAACTAGGGACGATATTGAGAAATATGGCCAAACGTTTGGCACAAGCCGCAAATAATGTGAAAATTGATGAACAAATACGCCAAAAAGCACAATATGCTTTGTGCCAAAAGTATTACGATATTCGCATGTTCGGAGCTGTGATGTCAACAGGGCTGAATGCCGGCCAAGTGCGTGGTCCGATGCAATTGACGTTCTCACGTTCGATTGACCCGGTATTTCCATGGGATTTGACCATCACACGCACGGCGATCACCAAAGAATCGGATCGTCGCAGAAAACAAACGGAGATGGGAAGAAAGCCGTTGATTCCATATGGCTTGTATCGGTTGCATGGATTTTACAATCCATTTTTTGGAGAGAAAACAGGGATTACGGCGGAAGATTTAGCTGATTTTTGGGATGCGCTCGTTCATTTATTTGCATTTGATCATTCTGCAGCTAGAGGAGAGATGAATGTCAGAGCACTGTATATTTTTAGCCATGAAAATGCTAAAGGATCAGCCCCGGCTCATAAACTGTTTGAATTGGTGAAAGTGGAGCGACGCGAAGAGGAAGCGCCAAGGTCATTCAATGACTATGTCTTGCTCGGACCGGCAGATGAGGGACAAAAAGATGTTTCTCTTGAACGTTTCCCTAGTGTAACCGTAACGCGCCTCGTATAAACGTTGGCGAAAGGATTGAGCACCCATGCAGTGGAATGAAGATGATTGGGTCATGCTGTCTGCTTTGCAACATTATGTGTATTGCCCGCGCCAATGTGCGTTGATTCATCTCGAACAGACGTTTGAAGAGAACGTGTTTACGCTTCGGGGAAATCGTGTGCATGAACGGGTAGATACGCCAGAAGGAGAACAATTAGGGGACAAAAGGGTTGAACGCGCGCTTCCGATTTGGTCTGAACGCCTAAGAATCATGGGGAAAGCGGATTGTGTTGAATTTCTTCCCGATGGCACTCCATATCCAGTTGAATACAAAGTCGGAAAACGAAAAACAAAACAGGCGGATATGGTGCAACTGGCAGCCCAAGCACTTTGTTTAGAAGAAATGTTTGGTCGACCCGTGACAAAGGGGGCTTTATACTATTACCAGTCAAGAAGACGATTGGAAGTCGACATGACAAAGCAACTGCGGAAACTGGTGGAAGAAACGATACAAAATGTAAGAGAAATGTTGCAAAACGATCGATTGCCACCACCCGTCAATGATGCCCGATGCCGCGATTGCTCGTTGCAGAACGTTTGCATGCCACAGGCTCCTGCCAACGTAGCTGCTTGGGTAAGCGAGGAGAGCGATCATGATTAAACTATTGTTGAATACGCTATACGTTCAAACGCAACAGGCATATTTACGTCTCGATCATGAAACGATTGTCGTCGAGGTGGAAGGGACAAAGACGTTGCAAGTCCCTATCCATCACATTGGCGCCATTGTCATGTTCGGACATGTTTCCATCAGCCCATATTTGCTTGGCAAATGTGCCAACCAAGGCATTTCTGTCATTTGGTATGATGCATATGGCCGTTTTTTAGCCCGAGCCACTGGGAGGACGAGCGGGAATGTGTTGCTTCGGAGAGCGCAGCATCAAATATTGG is a window of Geobacillus kaustophilus DNA encoding:
- the cas8c gene encoding type I-C CRISPR-associated protein Cas8c/Csd1, which translates into the protein MLYALIELGARLQRDKKMPPLCYEKKQVNWIIDLSGETPYLRGPFEKGDYRTIEAPIRQRSGKASEKNVKPYLLVDDARYVLGIPESWEPKKVNEAQLMHKEYVRLIEEAYHSTNMPELKRILNFLQGSLKEQFFQSIKPRDIITFQVNEDSLICEHPKIQQFWVQHLEKELVSNDKNDCSICRNYAPYVRIFPSSISLFGQRPGLTSFNEKAFESMGKDQTNNVPICFRCATLTVDVLNYLLREDKHHTELYRNKKKRNDLQSQMAVYWINDSINEGNRSGIQIDANMFAAILEQWFFDEETNNRTPPPELKQLEELIALPKTGREQALHLDKTFFHMAVLSANKARLVVREWIHTSISQLLVHLERYTTALRIVQPNGEIGHLLPLAHLIRAVDMHPGLVRQCLRMIYQGALPPTELLPLALQRFRLPKVLNDGKEMWRYHALASLLKLALTYGKEEANTMESLNIHYSQPSYICGRLLAVLEEIQQRASGYRIGNTIVHRFYGAASTAPASTFGSLLRLATTAHLPKVSVELGRLLEEVMKQLDEAGGFPAILNLRQQAAFALGFYHQRAEFSNRRQNNQTNETEEKQ
- the cas7c gene encoding type I-C CRISPR-associated protein Cas7/Csd2; the protein is MTERYTDPKKRHEFVLLFDVKDGNPNGDPDAGNMPRVDPETMHGIVTDVAIKRKIRDYAATVLGKPIFIQSQTALNTIIFQAYQEIGVQLAATDLSVEERENGELMSWLSQLEEKGVVLEGNRVIYTGEDVKEADIRQKLTEGLEEAGLKKQLGTILRNMAKRLAQAANNVKIDEQIRQKAQYALCQKYYDIRMFGAVMSTGLNAGQVRGPMQLTFSRSIDPVFPWDLTITRTAITKESDRRRKQTEMGRKPLIPYGLYRLHGFYNPFFGEKTGITAEDLADFWDALVHLFAFDHSAARGEMNVRALYIFSHENAKGSAPAHKLFELVKVERREEEAPRSFNDYVLLGPADEGQKDVSLERFPSVTVTRLV
- the cas4 gene encoding CRISPR-associated protein Cas4, which gives rise to MQWNEDDWVMLSALQHYVYCPRQCALIHLEQTFEENVFTLRGNRVHERVDTPEGEQLGDKRVERALPIWSERLRIMGKADCVEFLPDGTPYPVEYKVGKRKTKQADMVQLAAQALCLEEMFGRPVTKGALYYYQSRRRLEVDMTKQLRKLVEETIQNVREMLQNDRLPPPVNDARCRDCSLQNVCMPQAPANVAAWVSEESDHD